DNA from Coffea arabica cultivar ET-39 chromosome 10c, Coffea Arabica ET-39 HiFi, whole genome shotgun sequence:
ATCAGATCAACACCACAAACCCACAAATGCAAATAAACTCTAGTAACCTAAAAAAGATTTATCCAGTGGCAAATCCAATCGAGTGTTAGTTCCAATTTTCTCTGGTTTTGGGAATCTTTACCCAAGTAAGCACCACATGCTTCATACTCTACACAATAGCTGCCATGACACCTGCAGTAGAATGCTTAGCTTGGGATATCCCAGAATTTCAAGCTCTCCAAATTTCGTACACAGCAACTGCAAAAATCAGCCTCTTGAATTGGTGCGCAAAAGAAGACGGACAAGTAAAATTATCTAAGATAACTAATTAAACCCAGTGGTTCTCTGTGCAGGCTACATATGAGCTTGCTTCAGTAGTTCCTATGAAGTTTCTGAATACCATACATTGAATGTTTGGGGTATTTAGGAGATATTTGCATTTGGTTagcaatcagagaaaaagaataTAACAAAGTCGAGTTGCAATTATCAGAGAAAAAGTAACAACCAAAAGTTAGAGGCAATGTCAAAAGGAGAATTCTTCACATTTTCTCTCATTGATAACTGAGCAAAGCCATGATCTCAAACAGCTCCCAAGTGACAAAAGTACAAAGAGCTCATCTACTTTGTCAAACATGTCCAAACCATCTCCTTTATGTTTACCATCCAGAAATTACATTTTTCTGTTCATGTTTGTGTatttaatttgaatttaaatcaatttgaagGTAGTATTGAAGCTGATAAAATGTGCAGTTTGATGATTCCACTAATTAGCAGCACATTGTTTGTAACcattaatttcttgcaatttgCAACTTAAATGAGTTCGTACAGGAGAAACAATGTTGGCCATACGTATAGAAGAATTAAGGTGTTTCTGTATTCAATCAAAATAGACTTGCATCAGGCCCTGAATTAAATTCATACATCATTTGGTGATGGTTTCTCGATTAGTGTTTCAACATCTCATGTTTGAATAAAAGAGAACAATTTGTGATAACAAATTTGATCGGCCATGTTTAGTTGCTTGAGCCATCATTTCTCATGTTAACACTACTTACTGTAAGTTCAGATACACAAAAACAACGTCCTCTGAAAAAGCGAAGAAGATAGAGAGATAGTAAAGGAAAGATAGTCCTCATCTTGTTCTCCAACCTGATACCTGCCAATTTGCAGTGGACATGCATTATTGGTTATTTAGTTCCTTCTGAAGGTGGAGTATCTTTGTTTAAGTTAAAGTATCCTCCTTGTTAGGAACACTCTTGAGTTATATCATATGTGGTGATTGCAAAATCAaagttgattaaaaaaaaagtgcatgCTTGTGAATTTCAAGCATTTAAATTATTATAAGCTGGAGATGTTTGAGTagtatttcatgattttgttcaAGAAACAGCATTTCATACATTCTAGGTCCCCTGTTTTCATTCTAATAGCATTGTTGCATAATCCTGAAAGGGACTGCATTAATGTTATGCAACTACATTGTTTTACgatattttatttactttattttaaccAGGCACATCTTACACTCTACTTTGACATATTCTTCCAGGATTTGATACCACCTTCATATTTGGATGAGCTCTCACTGCTTCAAGATCGAATAGCACCTTTTTCTTCTGATGTTGCTTTTGATATGATAGAGAGAGAGCTTGAGTTACCAATAGATGCTATTTTCTCAGAGATCTCGCCTGAGCCTGTAGCTGCAGCATCTCTTGGGCAGGTTTTCGGTTATTCATGCTTATTTGTAACTTATTATTTAGATTCTAACTCATATTGAGTACTTCATATGGTGACAATAACAAAATTAATGCTGGTTGTGGTTGTCCCTAATTTTTAACCGTATAACTAAAGGTTTGTtatcttttctttatctttggGTCTGGAAAGGTTTATCAAGCTAGGCTTCGTTCTAATGGACAACTAGTTGCTGTCAAGGTTCAAAGGCCAGGAGTTCAGGCAGCAATCTCTCTCGACATATTAATTTTGCGTTACCTTGCAGGATTAATAAAGAGAGCTGGCAAATTTAACTCTGACCTTCAGGTAGTCTTTCGTGAAAGAGATAAATGATTCTTTTGTGTACAAAGAAGCGGAAAATATGTAGTTTGGTCACATGATCCTTGCATTTCCTAGGCTGGAAAGTCTACAACTAGTGTTGCCAGGCAATGTAGGCTGAATCCTATGAATTGGTGCATGTATTGTGGCCTTAGGAATACTTCCTGAAAGGAGGTCTTTGTGATCTTTTCTTGTGGAGGTTATACCTCCTTATATCTAGATCCACTTGtaattaaattacaataaatTTAGTTTTATTAGTGTAATATAGGGGTTTGACTGTCTGATCTTCAACTCGTAGGGTATCGTTGATGAGTGGGCATCAAGTCTTTTTCGGGTATGTATCCatcattttacacttgattgcTCATATGTAGCTACACTTCCATGGTTGCATGTATGTGACTGCTAGTTAGGGCATTCATCCAAATTCTCAGTGCTAAGACAAGTTTGAAGGTTGAGACTAAATGAATCTCCCAAAAGAAGTTCGCAGTTAGTTGCCTATGGAAATAACCTTACAAGATGAGGTAACTTAAGGAGTCCTAAGTTCATGCACGTGAACAGCATTCTTACTTATTAAAAGTGGCTTGAGTCAAAATCTTATTCACATTACGGCATCTTTTTATGAGGGGTGAGCAGCATTAGAGTGAAACTCCTATTTTGTTAGATCAAGGTAACTTATGGTCCATGCAATATTGTTCCTTTCATGTGTAATTTCAGTGTTCAGAAGCATTATTCATTTAGAAGAAGGGGAATGGATGATTTATGATCCTTTTAAGCACTAATATGAATAGAAGTTTTCTGTTATTTGAATAGATGTATCTCATGTAATTTGTGTATAAAAATGGAATCACTTGCTGCCAAAATACTATAGCAGCCACAGTTATCATACCCTGAATCACTTACTGTTTAAATACCACAGTATTCAGGCTACCATACACCATGTTTTGTTCTCACAATTTAAATTCTGCTTGTTAATCTCCATCACAAGATCAAAAGAGGAATATATTCTTAGGGCTTTGTATTGAATACAGGTAATCAAATTGAATGCAGGAGATGGACTACATACGAGAAGCCAGCAATGGAGTTAAATTCAGGTACAAGGTCAATTTCGGCAAAtatgaattccaaaattttaactCATAATCATATTGCACTTATTATGTGTATATGTATCTGTATGATGCTTCTGGAGTCTCTTTTCAGCTCATCATGAGAGCTCGTTTTAGCTTTACAGGCTAACATGAAACCTAATCTGGAGCAGGACCCAATGAATCATCTAACTGTTGAAAATCTTTGCATTGCGATTTATGAATTAATCAGGGTCGTCAGTCAACTCTTTCTGCTAAGATAAATTTGGCAAGTATCTGTTGGATTCTATAACCGTCTCACAGTATCTTATGTCTACGATGCATTGGAAAAAGTTTCGCCTTTCAACCCCTTCTTGAAAGAATGTGTGTATAAGTATCTAAGTTAATCTTTTCTTGTGacataattttttgttttggggtACATTGCTATAACGCTGACCAATCTGTAATGTGATGTGGTTGTATGGTTGCATGCCAATCAAGAGTTATTGCTAGAAATGTTGGCTGTTATAGTCAGCTTGATTACGAATGGAACTGATATATATTCAGTCAACCTTGGTTTAGTTTCTATTATTTTGTATTGGGACTGGGCTTTTTAGTCATATTTGAGCCATGAATCTCACGATCCCTTCTGAGTTCAACCTCCACAGAAATGCCTAGTTTCTCACTCATTTGTCTTATTGGTTGATTATATTGACCATATTTTCTGTCTTTGTATGTTTTAACTATTGCCCTGTTGTGCTATGCAGGCAATTATATGGTGGAATAAAAGATGTTGTAGTTCCCGAAATATTTATGAATCAAACAACTCGCAAGATCCTTGTCATGAAATGGGTGGAGGTAATATTGAAGGTCCTTGTCACAACTACCATTGATTTAGCTCGTTTTAACAAACCAATTAAGTTTTCTGCTAGCCACTGCATAAAGAACTCAGAAATTTGTTGGggcataaaattaaaataaagaaagGGGCTCAGTAGGAAAGCCCTGTTTGGAATTCACTAACTTTCTTGGTCAACATTAGCTTCCTACTTTAGTCCtcaataaattaactgcagaaccAACCTAGCTATTTACAAGATTCGCCCCTGGCCACCCAATAAAATTACTTCTTGCTTCTAGTTTGCTTGGTTTTTGGGTTGTCTAGAATCACGTTTTGCAAGAAAAGTGCCTATCTGGTCGTGCTTCTTCTCACTTGACATGGAGCTACCTTCAACAAAATTTGCATTATCTTAGGTCATCTAAGACTTGACATCTAGGACAACTTGTACGggcatttttatttcatttgttaCAAAGTTAAGGCATTTTAGGATCAGGCTGAATGTTTCTGCTTGCTCATATAGCTAACTATTTATCTTTGTTCTTCACTGTTAACCACCAAATCCATACTCTGCATTTTAGAACAATACCTCTAGAAAGGGGTACTATCATAACTTAAATGTTAAATCATACATCTAGACGTGTTGTTCTCATTGTTTATTCCCAGGATTACATAGTTCAATATCTGTTCACTTGCTAATATGAAGGATAAGTGTCATATAGTATAATTTATGCATTCATCTTCCAAAACTAGTTCAATATTATCCTCGTATAATTCAAATTTGGTGATCTCTAGGGACAAAAGCTGGCCGAAGTGAAGGATCTCTATTTGGTTGAGGTCAAATCACGAAACCGTTTtctgttctctttttttttccccctatgTTTTCAGATTGTCTGCCATATAGCACAATGTTGTAGACCTAAAAGCCGCACTCTGAATTCACACAGGTAGGAGTTTATTGCTCATTCAATCAACTTCTGGAAAGAGGGTTCTATCATGCAGATCCACATCCTGGAAACTTACTTCGCACATATGATGGGAAACTTGCATACTTAGGTACTCTCTTGAACTTACATCTATTATGAAGCATATTAAGATTTAGTTAACACAACTAATGGTAAACGGAAATACATAATGCTGTATTTAATTGCCAATAGCTCctgattttccttttcctttcccctttttcttctcGTGTTTAGGTTTTAACATTATGATTCCTTGTGTTTAGGTTCTAACATTAtgatttcccttttttcttcttgtgtTTAGGTTTGAACATTATGATTTTGCCTGTTTAGTTGCCTTGATTGAAGCTGAAACCTTATTTTGCCATTCTAGTGTAATCATAATTAAATTTACTGCTTAAACTAGTCAAATTAACTTCCCTGTATTTTCAACTTCAGACTTCGGTATGATGGGTGAATTCAAACAAGAACTTCGTGATGGTTTTATTGAAGCTTGTCTTCATCTTGTAAATCGTGATTATGATGCATTGGCCAAGGACTTCGTGACTCTTGGGTAGATGATCATGTTTTCATTCAATTGCTGAAGAAATTGGTTCTACCCTTGATGGCATTGATTAAACACTGTTTACTTGTTTACTTGACAGACTTCTTCCACCAACTGCAGACAAGGAAGCTGTTACAGTGGCACTAACAGGTTAAAATTTGCTTTTCATAATGTGAACTCTTGTGTATGAATCTGAAGAGGTGACGTCAATATATTATGTATGGGTTCATTGATAGTTTTCCGGCCTCCGTAGGTGTTTTTCGAGATGCCATTGCCAAAGGAGTTCGCAATATAAGTTTTGGGGATCTTCTGGGAGATTTGGGAGTTACCATGTAAAGTTCTGATTTTGAGCCTTTTATTGAATAATTACATGTATCTCATCGTAGGAAATCACAAAATTAGAGAATAGACTTGTACTATTGACTGAAGAACTAACCTAGCATTTTGAGTTTCACTTCCgttatttaaaaagaaaaaacaaatcaTTTAACTAGATGGTGATATTGTGAAATGGTTGttcatgaatatatatatatatatatatatattagagaTTCCTTTACATGAAAGTGTTCTTTTCAATCAATATTCTCTAGGTTGCATGAGAGTTGTGCTAAACATGCTTCAAtgttttttgtatattttttccCATTTGATACATTGGTGCCTAAGTTGAATATGCAATCTTCAGCATACACCTTGGATAAAAGTCTGAACTATGAACCTGCAAAACGATGACATTTAAGTAAAATCCGTTGTTGTCCTTCAGAAAGCATACCTAAATatgttcttctttctttttattctgAAAAAAATCATATATGGTTGATTTTTTCTTCTCATCATAAACATTGTTTCAATAATTGGCAGGTATAAGTTCAAATTCCAGATACCATCGTACTTCTCTCTTGTCATTCGGAGGTGCCCATCTTTTCCTGTTCAATTCTAGCAGAATAGTGTCACTATACTCACTAGAAAATCAAAGTAAATAAAGCAGATGTTTGTTGTAAgaatttcttgttcttttagCCCCGTACATCCTTCTAGTAACCTTAGGAAATTGATTTCCTTCTAGCTATTTTGCATTTTAATCCACCATCCAAATTCATTACTTGTTTCCGGCAAACTTCCAGCCTTGCTGTTTTGGAGGGCATTGCTATCAGCTTTGATCCAAATTACAAAGTTTTGGGTAGTACCTACCCATGGATAGCCAGGAAAGTACTGACCGACAGCTCATTAAAGCTGCAATTGTCGCTTCAAGCTATTCTCTATAAGGTAAATTTGTGGATACAATTCCTGTCTCTGCTGAAGATGCAATCTAACTGTATGTCATTGTTTTATCTGCTATATCATCTACCACCGCTTTATCCTTGTCAAAACCCACAGCCTGATTGACTAATTTTCATGTCAGGATGGTGTGTTCAGGATTGACCGTCTGGAGTCTCTGGTCACAGAGGTGAGATGGTTGCATGGGAATTTTTTTGCCCttaaatagatttttttttctttgaaaagattagttttattcatttcatgTCTCTAAAGCAAGTTGTCTGCTGACCTCTCTTTGTCCCGATATTTTCTGCTGAATCATTGGCTAATCTGCTATTGCCACTAAAGATTCTATTTGCACAGTAATGTGGAGCATCTGAAGAGTATTCTGCTTTTGTTACTAATTTTTTGACTGAAATATTCTTTCTTTAGTTCCTAAATTTCATTATTCCATTCTATTCCCTCTCTCAGTTTGGTATTTTCATACCACTAGCTAATTTCTTTGAAAACCTTGAATGCTTTGGCAGTCCCTACGTGCTCGGACAGAAAGATCGATCAGAAAACAAATTGAAGATGGTGATTCCCATATTATTGTCAAGGAAGTCCTTTCCTTTACATTGACTGAAAAGGTTTGTTGCTTGTTCATGCATTATTGCCGTTGAAGGGACTAGAATTTTGCTATTCAGTGAAGAGAAAGGAAAGTTAACTTACTAAAAATTTTGCAGGGGGCTTTTGTTAGAGAGATAATTCTTGAAGAATTTGCGAAGGTATAGTAGGTTAAAGGATTTTTGTTTAATAGTTTTCTGATGCATATAAGAGATGGAACCAAGGTAGCGGATGGTCCATGAACATTTATATCTTGATTAAAATACAAAACCCTTCTCCAATCCATTACAGCAAAATAACAAACAAGAAGCTGAATTTTCTCCAAGCATGTAAATCCAACAGCTTAATTCACAGTGTTGGAGAGCCTTGACAGTCTTTGTTCAGAAAGAGGAAAGTAAAGCTATCATATtttttcttgtgtttgaaaAATTGCACGCATGCAGCAATTTATAGCATCTTTAAAAGATTGGTTCACCTAATCACATTCTGAAAGAGCTTCTGCATTATGGTTCTAAATCCACAAGATTCTAAACTGCCAAATAGTTGATGGTGTTAAAATTCTAAATCCACAAGATTCTGCATTGGTGTATAAGAACTACTTTTTCTTCTGTATCTTAACATGCTGCTGTAGATGCCTCAGGTTACTGATAGTCTTACGAATTTTTCTAGGGATTGGATGCATTTGGACTTGCAACTCTTGATTCTGTAGCATCTTCACTTACTGCAAGAGTCCCATTCTCTGGTTCTCCATCATTTTCACTAATGACTGATGAAGATAGTGCAAATTTGAGAACATTGCAGCGCCTTGTGTCGTTGCTATCAGGTCTTCAAGAGGATAGAAAAACTGGCCTGGTAAGAGATTTTCATTTCAATAGTTTAACTAGTCGAAAGTCAAATCATTACTCATCTGTTAAGTAGGACTCTAATGAtagaaatgaatgaaatgactTGCACAACTGCGCGTATATCAACCTCTACAGGCCTCTGTGTACATGTTGAAGTGTAATGATAAGTTTTGGTACTTGCGTTGtggggagagagagagtgtgtgtgagGGAGAGACAGTTTTTATGTTTTATCATAAGTGtgtttttctaatcaagctACCACCAAATATTTGAAAATCTTTTGCTCAAATATGTAACAGTGCTGCAAGTGAAAAAGCAATATGTCAAGCCATCTTCATTGATGATGCATAACTTTCTAGTCCTTGAGAAGTTGGATGTGTGACCATTAGAATACTTCCTATAGTCACTTCACAAATTTAAGCTGTTGCTTTGATACTTTTGGAACCCCAACTTCAATTTCATCATGATTATAACCGCCGGTGATTATGCAATTCAGTCTGTAAGAGATAGCTTAAACATGGATGAGAATGTTAAACTTGATTATAATGTGCTGTATTACAAGGATGAATTAATCAATCGAACAAGTTATTTAACACTGCTCATTGAGCAAGTGGAATTCATTGTAGCCCCACAtttgatttataatttttaaaatttggtttTAAATAAGAATGTTAATTTAGTATAACATAAGGGATGAATTCACGACTGTGTCACAAGAGTTAATCCTAATGAAGTGATAATACTCTAGCTCATAAAACAGTAAAATAAGAATGAGCTACGACTTAGGACCCACTAAGGCCAGACAATATGGTACAGGTTTTCTCTCACGAAATGTTCAAATGTACTAACATGTCCAGATGGGGCATTTACATAATTTTTTGCAGGTCAGTGCTTACAATAGCCGGAAAATATCTTCAAATGGAGATTCCCTGGTTCTTTATCAATCTGTATCAATTGAGGAATTAGGGCGATTCCTTGCTGTCCTCCCGGAGGTAATTTAGCTCTTCAAATCTGAATAGACACGTGGTCAAAGGAATATCATGGCTGTGTCTACCTACAGGATACTAGTAATGAACTCCCAGATATTAGAAGCCTCTCATTGTTATGGCTCTCACAACATTTAGATATTCTTTTCTTTATGAAAGTGAGAAAAGGGGGGGTTAGATTCCTTGACTACTTATATTGTTTGCATATAAGTGAAGCCTTCCAATCTTATCAAAAAATCCCGGGCCTTTGTGATTGTTCATTTAGTATATCCTCGGATTACATTTGCTGATTAGCGTGATTGGTTTTGGGTAATATAAACTTCTATGGGAAGGAAGTTCTGATAATTATGTTCCACACCTTTGGCAGCTCCCACCAGATGTGCAACAACAGTTACTTCGGTTGCCAGCTGACCTGTTTGCCAAGTTGGTTTCTCGTGTTGCTGCAAGAGCACTTCGGAGGGTTTTCTCGTAACATCAATCCattatttattgattttttaatGGGAAAACCACATGATATTTATGCTTCTGCTGCCTTTAGTATTCTTTCACAATGTATTCCCAAATTCTGGAATGGGACGTCATTCAAATACAGGAAGAGAGAGCGAGTACATGTTCTCTTGAGTAGGTGGCAAAATGTAGGGCCACCGCCTTGCGTAAATTCAAAGGTTTaacaaggaaaaacaaaataattgtATACAGGAGACTTCGAGGCATTGAGTCATTGCTGCATGACTCCATTATTTTTCAAATGGCTCCCAGCAAAATGCTAGTATGtgatttgggtttgtttggatttaaACTTATTTGCAAAATAGTTTTTAGTTGcttcataaacacattttttaattaatctttttatttttctaattacatttttatcgcacatacatcacatcaaaaaaaaaatgttacataACTTTTGCAAATAATCTCCCATCCAAGCACATTCTACTTCTTGCAATGTTTTGTCCATAGTTATAAAATTCGGTTCAACCCGACAATCGAATTGTCTAAATTGGTGACTAAGCAATAGGATTGGGTTGGGTCATTAATTAGATCAGACAAGTAATAAACTTATTGATCAGTCAATTATTCAGCAGTTCAATCGgtgaattgcaaaaaaaaaattgtcagtTGAACCGTTAACTTaaaaatgttattatttttgtaatttaaaatatattattacatTATCTAATATAAATGCCGTCCAACCTGCTATTGAACCACCCAATCCACGGTTGAACTGATCACCTCATTTTATAACTATAGTTTTGCCTATATCTGCTTCCGCGAATAACCCACACATACATAAAACATTAATAATATATGTAGAATGTAATGATCTTGATACCAAATGGAAATATGCTCATGACGTATAGTTAAAGTTTACAATACCAGAATACCAGTTTAAGTTTGGTCTAGTCGATAGAAAGAACAAAATTACTAAGAATTCTTCCCCCTATCAGGTTCAGAGTTCGAATATTGGATCATCTGATAGTTGAAGATAGAAAGGgtgtggaaagaaaaaaagaaacttaTTAATCTTTTAACTGGTTAAAGGTTTATATTTATTGATAGCGACAGCTCATGTAAAGACTTCATATGTGAACAAATACTAAGAAAGGTGTTACTTACTAATTCCGAATGttgcccccttttttttttttataaatggtGTAGCATGCTCTGAATTGATCTTGAAGCGATTTTTCAAATCTGTAGTGCATGTACGAGTCAGGCAACTTTTCCACCTAAACTGAAACAGCTTTAGGTTttggtttttcaaattttttacgTCATGCTGTAGCGCATTATTGACTAGGTCTTTGTTCATCTCCTGATTTTAGTAGGTCAATTCTCGTGCCTCAATTGACTTTAAAAGCTGGATAACATTTGCATTCATAAAACGGCAGTAAAAGCAAATTCCAGAAAGCATCTTTTTGAGAATATGCTCCTAGTTTTCTGCTCAAATAAAACTTTAATATGTGAAAGGATGTTAAACAACTAAGCGAGACATGATGATATCATCGAAAATACtaggaaataataataatgattccCCAAAAttaacatctttttttttttttgctgggtAAGATATTTATTGATACCCAAAGGAGATACAAAACTACAAGGGGCATACCCCAGGAAATACAATCACAATAAACCAGTTAGCAAAAGACTGCTACAGATCCAATTGCGCAATGGTCCATGCATTATAACCATGGCGACAGCTTTTACAAGTTGGAACAACAATACATTCTGCCCAAAACAAAGGACTGCCTGCTTCCTTAGCTGTAGCTTGTGCATGCAACTGAGGGTTTTCTGCTTCAAGCTAAGACACCAAACTTGACTGCAATAGTAACACAAACGTCCATCCATCAAAGCCTgaagaaagctaagacaaaacCTGGgagaacaaacaaaaaaaaaaaattttttttttttggcaagtcTTGCAGCAGACAGTCAAGATTCTTGCCGAAAGTGGGCTCAAGGAAAACGTATAATGAGCATAATTAAAATCAGTTTCAAAGATAGTCAAGGAAACATGAAGATCAACCCAGATTTGTATCAGCAAGAGGAACTAACTAAGATAGAGATTAAGTATCCTGGTGGCTGATTTTCAGTTGTTATAATATATAGTAGCAGCATCAGCATGAGATGGTAACAATAATGTGACTACTGAAATCGGAAGTGGGAACAAGGATACCGTAAGAGTAAGATCAACTTCAAAAGATACTCGAAGATCAACTTAGAAACTTCAACTAGCAACATGAATTAAGGTCCAGAATGCGCACTGGACAGGCTAAATTACAtttgaaatgagaaaaaatgAGCTGTACTGCTACTAGCATAATAATGCAGTCAGTTCTTActaaatttttcttttacattCATCTGTTTGTGCTTTTCTATTCCTAACAAGTTATAGCTAGTTGATCAAGAAAGGTCCCCCTAAAAGATACACCAAAGAAACGAGTAACAGAGACCCGGACATCtaatgtacttttttttttgcccttttcttcTGTTGCAAATATATCATTAGCAAACTGAGAATTCCGTACAAGGTAAACCATTTTGCTCTACAACCCCATGCTTCCATTTGATGCCCCTATCAATTTTGCAGCAGTTTACATGTGGAAGTATACTCAacatcttacaaaatttcattgtgCATATGATGTAAGAAATTCATAGATGACTTCACTGGAGAAATTACTTTCTTTCGCAAATTTTGAAGACAATGTTGCTGAACATATTATTCTTTACCATACAAAGATTTTGCGCAAACATTTCAGAGATGTAAAGCTTGAGGATAGACTATTAGACAAACAACCCTAATAAGCTTTAATGGAGATTGGAGCTTTACCAAATGATTGCCTCCTCAATTCATAGCTTGATCTAGGTTAGAAAGACGAAGATACGTTAGTACACAAAATGAATGGACAGGGAATAAACGTAGGAGCAAACTATTTACAACTTCTCCAAATAACAATCAAATCAAGTGAAAGACGACAACATTTTCTGCTCTCGCTAATCTCCTTTAGCCAAAGAAGACCAAGTTCCTTGAGCCCAAACATCCTCGCCATTTTTCTCGTAGCACTTGCGGACTTTGCTGCTGGCAGAAGCTGTTGGTGTAACATCGTACTCAACTAGTCCAAGTGTTGGGATAGTACAATAAATCCCTCATCCTGGGAACGCTCAAAGCCTACTGATAAATCATATAATGATAAACTACAATTTTTTGAAGAAATGCAGATTCCTTACAATGAGACGGGAATTATACAAATTCATCTTTCTAGTTACCACATGGAAAGAATGCTATGCTAAAGTAAGACAAAATTGCTGAGTATTGCTGAGTAAGACAAAAATGCTAAGATAAAAGAATGCTAAAGTAAGACAAAACAGGGCCACTGTTTACTCTTTGCAATTCCTGCAGACGAGGGGCTGCCAAGGTTTAAGAATTATATGATACGAGATTCTGCAACATTCATAAGCTATGTTCAACTTGTATAAAACACTTTTGAGTAAAACCAGCAAAACTTCAATTTACATTATTACTAGGCTATGCATCTTCCCAGGACTTTTACAGATGTTCCTATCAACATCCATAAGATGGCACATAACAGACCAAGCaatgaaaaacagaaaaatccacTCTTACATTTGACTGAA
Protein-coding regions in this window:
- the LOC113713232 gene encoding uncharacterized aarF domain-containing protein kinase At1g71810, chloroplastic — its product is MPLLLSPPQQPPPLSYSIRLKNAANLNSLRRVLLLSTAPHSSISSSSSSSSSSSSSASRAVENVDTFTKYSGYLFQLSSSEADSLTEYNVSKIAGIYQKKPLIVLRRLFQLASTLGKWFALRYVDKLTERADQMFEVRAEELRRILVELGPAYIKIAQAVSTRPDLIPPSYLDELSLLQDRIAPFSSDVAFDMIERELELPIDAIFSEISPEPVAAASLGQVYQARLRSNGQLVAVKVQRPGVQAAISLDILILRYLAGLIKRAGKFNSDLQGIVDEWASSLFREMDYIREASNGVKFRQLYGGIKDVVVPEIFMNQTTRKILVMKWVEGQKLAEVKDLYLVEVGVYCSFNQLLERGFYHADPHPGNLLRTYDGKLAYLDFGMMGEFKQELRDGFIEACLHLVNRDYDALAKDFVTLGLLPPTADKEAVTVALTGVFRDAIAKGVRNISFGDLLGDLGVTMYKFKFQIPSYFSLVIRSLAVLEGIAISFDPNYKVLGSTYPWIARKVLTDSSLKLQLSLQAILYKDGVFRIDRLESLVTESLRARTERSIRKQIEDGDSHIIVKEVLSFTLTEKGAFVREIILEEFAKGLDAFGLATLDSVASSLTARVPFSGSPSFSLMTDEDSANLRTLQRLVSLLSGLQEDRKTGLVSAYNSRKISSNGDSLVLYQSVSIEELGRFLAVLPELPPDVQQQLLRLPADLFAKLVSRVAARALRRVFS